From the genome of Streptomyces sp. NBC_01341, one region includes:
- a CDS encoding GMC family oxidoreductase, producing MPPSPSTARPGPVDFVIVGGGTAGSVIASRLTEDPDVTVTVIEGGPTDIDREDVLTLRRWLGLLGGDLDYDYPTTEQPRGNSHIRHSRARVLGGCSSHNTLISFKPLPGDWDEWAESGAEGWDAASMDPYFARLRNNIVPVDEKDRNAIARDFVDAAQAAAGVPRVEGFNRKPFHEGAGFFDLAYHPENNKRSSASVAYLHPHIEAGDRPNLSILLETWAYRLEFDGNRATGVHVRTKDGEEQLLRATREVIVCAGAVDTPRLLMHSGVGPAKDLAGLGIPVVHDAPGVGENLLDHPESVIVWETDGPIPENSAMDSDAGLFVRRDPGSRGPDLMFHFYQIPFTDNPERLGYEKPAHGVSMTPNIPKPRSRGRLYLTSADPEVKPALDFRYFTDEDDYDGRTLVDGIKLAREIARTEPLAHWLKREVCPGPEVTSDEDISEYARKVAHTVYHPAGTCRMGAAGDPTAVVDPQLRIQGLEGIRIADASVFPTMPAVNPMIGVLMVGEKCAELLRATPTTGGDVR from the coding sequence ATGCCCCCGTCCCCCAGCACCGCACGCCCCGGACCCGTCGACTTCGTGATCGTCGGAGGAGGCACCGCAGGATCGGTCATCGCCTCCCGGCTGACCGAGGACCCCGACGTCACCGTCACCGTGATCGAGGGCGGGCCGACGGACATCGACCGCGAGGACGTCCTCACGCTCCGCCGCTGGCTCGGCCTGCTCGGGGGAGACCTCGACTACGACTACCCCACAACGGAGCAGCCACGCGGCAACTCCCACATCCGGCACAGCAGGGCCCGGGTGCTGGGAGGCTGCTCCTCGCACAACACGCTGATCAGCTTCAAGCCGCTGCCCGGCGACTGGGACGAGTGGGCCGAGTCCGGCGCCGAGGGCTGGGACGCGGCGTCCATGGACCCCTACTTCGCCCGGCTGCGCAACAACATCGTGCCCGTGGACGAGAAGGACCGGAACGCCATCGCCCGCGACTTCGTCGACGCGGCCCAGGCGGCGGCCGGCGTCCCGAGGGTGGAGGGATTCAACCGCAAGCCGTTCCACGAGGGTGCGGGCTTCTTCGACCTGGCGTACCACCCGGAGAACAACAAGCGCTCCTCGGCGTCCGTCGCCTACCTCCACCCGCACATCGAGGCCGGCGACCGCCCCAACCTCTCGATCCTGCTGGAGACATGGGCGTACCGGCTGGAGTTCGACGGCAACCGTGCCACCGGTGTGCACGTACGCACCAAGGACGGCGAGGAGCAGCTGCTGCGCGCCACGCGCGAGGTCATCGTCTGCGCGGGTGCGGTCGACACGCCCCGGCTGCTCATGCACTCCGGTGTCGGTCCGGCGAAGGACCTGGCGGGGCTCGGCATTCCCGTCGTCCACGACGCGCCCGGCGTCGGCGAGAACCTGCTCGACCACCCCGAGTCGGTCATCGTGTGGGAGACGGACGGCCCCATTCCGGAGAACTCCGCGATGGACTCCGACGCCGGCCTCTTCGTCCGGCGCGACCCCGGATCCCGGGGCCCCGACCTGATGTTCCACTTCTACCAGATCCCCTTCACCGACAACCCGGAGCGCCTCGGCTACGAGAAGCCCGCGCACGGTGTGTCGATGACCCCGAACATCCCCAAGCCGCGCAGCCGCGGCCGCCTGTACCTCACGAGCGCCGACCCCGAGGTGAAGCCCGCCCTGGACTTCCGCTACTTCACCGACGAGGACGACTACGACGGCCGCACGCTGGTCGACGGGATCAAGCTCGCCCGCGAGATAGCGAGGACCGAGCCGCTCGCCCACTGGCTCAAGCGCGAGGTGTGCCCGGGGCCCGAGGTCACGTCCGACGAGGACATCAGCGAGTACGCCCGCAAGGTCGCGCACACCGTCTACCACCCGGCGGGCACCTGCCGCATGGGAGCCGCGGGCGACCCCACCGCCGTCGTCGACCCGCAGCTGCGGATCCAGGGCCTGGAGGGCATCCGGATCGCCGACGCGTCCGTCTTCCCGACCATGCCCGCGGTGAACCCCATGATCGGCGTGCTGATGGTGGGCGAGAAGTGCGCCGAACTGCTCCGAGCGACCCCGACCACCGGAGGCGATGTCCGATGA
- a CDS encoding aldehyde dehydrogenase family protein gives MSAHLSSASPAAALETIHIDGTWRAAASGDTREILDPADATVLTLVSEGGAEDTDAAVAAARRAFDDGPWPHRPVAERAGLLRRVADLLQRDREEIAITESRDTGKTLEEGRVDVDDVTNAFRYFADLVMNESGGRVVDAGDPDVHSIVVHEPVGVCALIAPWNYPLLQASWKIAPALAAGNTFVLKPSEVTPLSTVHLIRLLAEAGLPAGAANLVTGAGDPVGARLSEHPDVDMVSFTGGLASGTKVAQAAAPTVKKVALELGGKNPNVVFADACATESGFDTAVDQALNAAFFHSGQVCSAGARLIVEESVRERFVTELARRADAIRLGRGTVDGVECGPLVSSQQLAKVEAYVASAREEGAVVRSGGARPEPSDVRPAGGYFYRPTVLDGCHREMKVVREETFGPILTVETFRTEEEAVTLANDTDYGLAGAVWTTDAGRARRVAGRLRHGTVWINDYHPYLPQAEWGGFGKSGTGRELGPAGLAEYREAKHIYQNLNPRPQRWFAG, from the coding sequence ATGTCGGCTCACCTCTCGTCGGCCAGTCCGGCAGCGGCACTGGAGACCATCCACATCGACGGCACCTGGCGCGCCGCGGCCTCGGGCGACACGCGCGAGATCCTGGACCCCGCCGACGCCACCGTCCTGACCCTCGTCTCCGAGGGCGGCGCCGAGGACACCGACGCCGCGGTGGCAGCCGCGCGCCGCGCCTTCGACGACGGCCCCTGGCCCCACAGGCCCGTGGCCGAGCGGGCCGGACTCCTGCGCCGTGTCGCGGACCTCCTCCAGCGGGACCGGGAGGAGATCGCGATCACCGAGAGCCGTGACACCGGAAAGACCCTGGAGGAGGGCCGCGTCGACGTCGACGACGTGACCAATGCCTTCCGCTACTTCGCCGACCTCGTCATGAACGAGAGCGGCGGCAGGGTCGTCGACGCCGGCGACCCCGACGTGCACAGCATCGTCGTGCACGAGCCGGTCGGCGTCTGCGCCCTGATCGCCCCCTGGAACTACCCCCTGCTCCAGGCCAGCTGGAAGATCGCCCCCGCCCTCGCCGCCGGCAACACGTTCGTGCTCAAGCCCAGCGAGGTGACCCCCCTCTCCACCGTCCACCTGATCCGGCTGCTCGCGGAGGCAGGACTCCCGGCCGGGGCTGCCAACCTCGTCACCGGCGCGGGTGACCCCGTCGGAGCCAGGCTGTCCGAGCACCCGGACGTCGACATGGTCTCCTTCACCGGCGGCCTCGCCAGCGGCACGAAGGTGGCCCAGGCCGCAGCGCCGACGGTCAAGAAGGTCGCCCTGGAGCTGGGCGGCAAGAACCCCAACGTCGTCTTCGCCGACGCGTGCGCCACCGAGAGCGGGTTCGACACCGCGGTCGACCAGGCGCTCAACGCCGCGTTCTTCCACAGCGGCCAGGTCTGCTCCGCCGGTGCCCGGCTCATCGTCGAGGAATCGGTCCGGGAGCGCTTCGTGACCGAGCTCGCCCGTCGCGCCGACGCGATCCGGCTCGGCCGGGGCACCGTGGACGGCGTCGAGTGCGGCCCGCTGGTCTCCTCGCAGCAGCTCGCCAAGGTGGAGGCCTACGTGGCGTCCGCCCGTGAGGAAGGTGCGGTGGTCCGTTCCGGCGGCGCGCGCCCCGAACCCTCGGACGTCCGGCCCGCCGGCGGCTACTTCTACCGCCCGACGGTCCTGGACGGCTGCCACCGGGAGATGAAGGTGGTCCGCGAGGAGACGTTCGGCCCGATCCTCACCGTCGAGACCTTCCGTACCGAGGAAGAGGCCGTCACGCTGGCCAACGACACCGACTACGGACTGGCCGGCGCGGTGTGGACCACCGACGCCGGCCGCGCCCGGCGCGTCGCCGGCCGGCTGCGGCACGGCACCGTCTGGATCAACGACTACCACCCCTACCTCCCGCAGGCCGAGTGGGGAGGCTTCGGCAAGTCCGGCACGGGCCGTGAGCTCGGCCCCGCCGGCCTCGCGGAGTACCGCGAGGCCAAGCACATCTACCAGAACCTCAACCCGCGCCCCCAGCGCTGGTTCGCCGGCTGA
- a CDS encoding SpoIIE family protein phosphatase, translating into MTAPEIDYKALFAAHPSPSLVLGPDLVIVAANRAYCRVIGRPWKDLVGQYFFDALPGNPADPEGVGAQKRTAASIQRVLTSGQSDVITLQKYDIPVVQASDRFEERWWSVFHIPVPGPDGKVVLIIHRVEDMTEFVQPRHADHDRSGRSGRVQDMRAELYARAQESRRLTEELQEAHARERRVAVALQEAMLQSPDLAQHQDVAVRYLPAVASLDICGDWFDVVDLPGNRFTVAVGDVVGHDLAAAAVMGMLRSALGAASRSNSGPAQALEVLGNYAHSVEGASAATAVQVLIDIGMHMLVYSTAGHPPPILLHADGSSELLDHAADPPLGVWAENVPRSQVAHMYKRGDALVLYTDGLIERRGEDIDVGLARLRAVLAACAGLDAEHLADVALDRLGVSGSSGDDITLVVATL; encoded by the coding sequence ATGACGGCACCGGAGATCGATTACAAGGCACTTTTCGCTGCCCATCCGAGTCCGTCCCTGGTGCTGGGTCCTGACCTGGTGATCGTCGCCGCTAATCGTGCCTACTGTCGGGTGATAGGGCGTCCGTGGAAAGATCTGGTCGGGCAGTATTTTTTCGATGCGCTACCGGGCAACCCCGCCGACCCGGAAGGCGTGGGGGCTCAGAAGCGAACCGCGGCATCGATACAGCGAGTCCTCACCTCTGGTCAATCGGACGTCATAACGTTGCAGAAATACGACATCCCCGTCGTCCAGGCTTCCGACAGGTTCGAAGAGCGGTGGTGGTCCGTATTCCATATCCCCGTTCCCGGGCCGGACGGCAAGGTGGTATTGATCATCCACCGCGTGGAGGACATGACAGAGTTCGTCCAGCCCCGCCATGCCGACCACGACCGCTCGGGCAGAAGCGGGCGAGTGCAGGATATGAGGGCCGAGCTGTATGCCAGAGCGCAGGAGTCGCGGCGGCTGACCGAGGAACTGCAGGAGGCTCATGCCCGTGAGCGGCGGGTAGCCGTCGCCCTCCAGGAGGCCATGCTGCAATCGCCGGATCTCGCGCAGCACCAGGACGTCGCTGTGCGGTATCTGCCGGCGGTGGCTTCGCTGGATATCTGCGGGGACTGGTTCGACGTGGTCGACTTGCCCGGGAACCGCTTCACTGTCGCGGTGGGTGATGTGGTCGGGCACGACCTTGCGGCTGCGGCCGTCATGGGAATGCTGCGTAGCGCATTGGGCGCCGCGAGCCGGTCGAATTCCGGGCCCGCGCAAGCGCTGGAGGTGTTGGGGAATTATGCCCACTCGGTCGAGGGGGCGTCGGCGGCCACGGCCGTACAAGTGCTGATCGACATCGGCATGCATATGTTGGTGTACAGCACCGCGGGACATCCGCCGCCCATCTTGTTGCACGCCGACGGCAGCTCGGAGCTGCTGGATCACGCCGCCGACCCGCCACTGGGTGTCTGGGCCGAGAACGTCCCCCGCTCGCAAGTCGCTCATATGTACAAGCGTGGCGACGCTCTCGTTCTCTATACTGACGGCTTGATAGAGCGTCGCGGCGAAGACATCGATGTCGGTCTGGCTCGCTTGAGAGCCGTCCTAGCCGCCTGCGCCGGGCTGGATGCAGAGCACCTCGCCGATGTCGCTCTGGATCGACTCGGCGTCAGCGGAAGTTCTGGTGACGACATCACCCTGGTCGTCGCGACCTTGTGA
- a CDS encoding ATP-grasp domain-containing protein, whose product MARLLALAPHRSVTAALLAEAARGRGMDVVVVPAGGGTLPSGSRAHYYGGPRFADSAAGRLGIALLEPESGWLDALPYAFTGRRVSRLPLPEARRMPGPFFAKPPTDKSFPVGVYEDGRALSVPTGPEGDADPLVQISEVVTWVREFRLHLLDGEIITGSQYAVYGRLDAAPLAGHADEQAVRAFVRELVGVCADTLPSGVVVDVGLMWRDDGPKAGRWAVVEANMAWFSNVYAADPARALDVVLRAAGPVTEVGEADVRFRRT is encoded by the coding sequence ATGGCCCGCCTCCTCGCCCTCGCCCCGCACCGTTCCGTCACGGCCGCTCTGCTTGCGGAGGCTGCGCGCGGTCGAGGGATGGACGTCGTGGTCGTCCCGGCCGGCGGCGGGACCCTGCCCTCCGGGAGCCGGGCGCACTACTACGGCGGTCCGCGCTTCGCGGACTCGGCCGCCGGCAGACTCGGGATCGCGCTCCTCGAGCCGGAGAGCGGCTGGCTGGACGCCCTGCCGTACGCCTTCACCGGTCGGCGCGTCAGTCGTTTGCCCCTTCCCGAGGCGCGGCGCATGCCGGGGCCGTTCTTCGCGAAGCCGCCCACCGACAAGAGTTTTCCCGTCGGCGTGTACGAGGACGGGCGCGCCCTCAGCGTGCCCACGGGACCGGAGGGCGACGCGGACCCGCTGGTCCAGATCAGTGAAGTCGTCACCTGGGTAAGGGAGTTCCGCCTCCATCTGCTGGACGGGGAGATAATTACGGGGTCGCAGTACGCCGTGTACGGCCGGCTCGATGCCGCGCCGCTCGCCGGGCATGCGGACGAGCAGGCGGTGCGCGCCTTCGTCCGCGAGCTGGTCGGAGTGTGTGCGGACACCCTGCCCAGCGGTGTGGTGGTCGACGTCGGTCTGATGTGGCGGGACGACGGCCCGAAAGCCGGGCGATGGGCGGTAGTCGAGGCCAACATGGCCTGGTTCAGCAACGTCTACGCGGCGGATCCCGCGCGGGCCCTGGATGTCGTGCTGCGCGCCGCCGGCCCGGTGACCGAAGTCGGAGAGGCGGACGTACGTTTTCGCCGAACATGA
- a CDS encoding cytochrome P450 family protein yields MVQDLDGETERLREAAPLARIELLGVPAWTVTRHAEARRLLVDTRLVKDLDAWGLWQSGEVTHAWPLIGMIDAGRSMFTVDGEEHRRLRAKTSQALTPRRLEAIRPAIEKFTDELLDALAEQGAHGAVDLKAVFAQPLPMRVVGLLMGVDEELHPMLTRQYKAFFSMLTPHEERLALLAELDVFYTELVREKTAHPTDDLTSALILADEGGEPLTEEEVVGNLKAMVAAGHETTIGLVLNAVRALLAHPDQLRRVLDGEVAWETVIEETLRWDTPTTHLLMRFATEDIQVGEQVIAKGEGVVISYRAIGRDTAHHGDDAGTFDITRPTPIRHMTFGHGPHICPGAALSRVEAAIALPALFERFPGLRLAIQDDEIRKLPVMTQNDMEAFPVLLHG; encoded by the coding sequence ATGGTTCAGGACCTCGACGGCGAGACCGAGCGGCTGCGCGAGGCCGCCCCGCTCGCCCGCATCGAGCTGCTCGGGGTGCCGGCCTGGACCGTCACCCGGCACGCCGAAGCCAGGCGCCTCCTCGTCGACACCCGCCTGGTGAAGGATCTGGACGCGTGGGGTCTCTGGCAGAGCGGTGAGGTCACCCACGCCTGGCCGCTGATCGGCATGATCGACGCGGGACGTTCCATGTTCACCGTGGACGGGGAGGAGCACCGCCGCCTGCGCGCGAAGACCTCGCAGGCGCTCACCCCGCGCCGGCTGGAGGCCATCCGGCCCGCCATCGAGAAGTTCACCGACGAACTGCTGGACGCCCTCGCGGAACAGGGCGCGCACGGGGCCGTCGATCTCAAGGCCGTGTTCGCCCAGCCGTTGCCGATGCGTGTGGTCGGTCTCCTGATGGGGGTGGACGAGGAGCTGCACCCCATGCTCACCCGGCAGTACAAGGCCTTCTTCTCGATGCTCACCCCGCACGAGGAACGCCTGGCGCTGCTCGCCGAACTCGACGTGTTCTACACCGAACTGGTGCGGGAGAAGACGGCGCACCCCACCGACGACCTCACCAGCGCGCTGATCCTCGCCGACGAGGGCGGGGAGCCGCTCACCGAGGAGGAGGTCGTCGGGAACCTCAAGGCGATGGTCGCCGCCGGGCACGAGACGACGATCGGGCTCGTGCTCAACGCCGTACGCGCCCTGCTCGCCCACCCCGACCAGCTGAGGAGGGTGCTGGACGGAGAGGTCGCGTGGGAGACGGTGATCGAGGAGACGCTGCGCTGGGACACGCCCACCACCCACCTGCTGATGCGTTTCGCCACCGAGGACATACAGGTCGGCGAGCAGGTGATAGCCAAGGGGGAGGGAGTGGTGATCTCCTACCGCGCCATCGGACGCGACACCGCCCACCACGGGGACGACGCAGGCACCTTCGACATCACCCGGCCGACGCCGATACGGCACATGACCTTCGGGCACGGTCCCCACATCTGCCCCGGGGCCGCCCTGTCCCGGGTGGAGGCCGCCATCGCGCTGCCCGCGCTGTTCGAGCGATTTCCCGGACTGAGACTCGCGATCCAGGACGACGAGATCCGCAAGCTGCCGGTGATGACGCAGAACGACATGGAGGCCTTCCCGGTACTGCTGCACGGGTGA
- a CDS encoding cytochrome P450 has protein sequence MTNPHLSGVPASAGGCPAHAATAPVPLGGPGFDVEPQALYRSVRHSHGPVVPVELPGGLPAWLVVGYRELHQVTSDGELFPRDVGLWNQWEHVPEDWPLLPMVGRPMPSIYFTAGAEHRRHSAMVVPALEAADPFEIRSHCEQLADRLVDAVCARGAADLVAEFAEPLPVLVLSRLVGFPDAEGADIARVLKDLADGGPGAQEAYGRFGDHMRRLVAVKRVAPGDDVTSRMLADPEPFTDEEYALDLMAVTAAGHLTTADWISNSLRLMLTEDQFAQSLAGGRRSIGDAMNEVLWEESPTQILAGRWAVRDTRLGGRAIREGDMLLLGLGAANTDPLIRQDLGTGEAGGHASNGSHLAFSHGEYRCPFPAQEIAETIARTGIEVLLDRLPDLELAVSAQDLVRRPSAFLRGTNALPVRFTPAAHSTGAPL, from the coding sequence ATGACGAACCCGCACTTATCCGGCGTTCCCGCGTCCGCCGGAGGCTGCCCCGCGCATGCCGCGACCGCTCCCGTTCCCCTCGGCGGACCCGGGTTCGACGTCGAACCGCAGGCTCTGTACCGGAGTGTGCGCCATTCGCACGGCCCCGTCGTGCCCGTCGAACTCCCTGGTGGTCTCCCGGCCTGGCTGGTCGTCGGATACCGCGAGCTCCATCAGGTGACCAGCGACGGGGAACTCTTCCCGAGGGACGTCGGCCTGTGGAACCAGTGGGAGCACGTTCCCGAGGACTGGCCTCTGCTTCCCATGGTCGGCCGGCCCATGCCGTCCATCTACTTCACCGCGGGAGCCGAGCACCGGCGGCACTCCGCGATGGTGGTGCCCGCGCTCGAAGCCGCCGATCCGTTCGAGATCCGCAGTCACTGCGAGCAACTGGCCGACCGGCTCGTGGACGCCGTCTGCGCCCGTGGCGCGGCCGATCTCGTCGCCGAGTTCGCCGAGCCACTTCCCGTGCTGGTGCTCTCCCGCCTCGTCGGCTTCCCCGACGCGGAGGGGGCGGACATCGCCCGCGTCCTGAAGGACCTGGCCGACGGGGGCCCGGGGGCCCAGGAGGCGTACGGTCGCTTCGGCGACCACATGCGGCGGCTGGTGGCGGTCAAGCGGGTCGCGCCCGGTGACGACGTCACCTCCCGGATGCTCGCCGACCCGGAGCCCTTCACCGACGAGGAGTACGCGCTCGACCTGATGGCCGTCACCGCGGCCGGGCACCTCACCACCGCCGACTGGATCAGCAACTCCCTGCGGCTGATGCTCACCGAGGACCAGTTCGCCCAGTCCCTCGCCGGCGGGCGGCGCAGTATCGGCGACGCGATGAACGAGGTCCTGTGGGAGGAGAGCCCCACCCAGATCCTCGCCGGGCGCTGGGCGGTCCGCGACACCCGGCTCGGCGGACGGGCCATTCGCGAGGGTGACATGCTCCTGCTCGGCCTGGGCGCCGCCAACACCGACCCGCTGATACGCCAGGATCTCGGCACCGGCGAGGCCGGCGGCCACGCGAGCAACGGATCGCACCTGGCCTTCAGCCACGGCGAGTACCGCTGCCCGTTCCCCGCGCAGGAGATCGCGGAGACCATCGCCCGTACCGGAATCGAGGTGCTCCTCGACCGGCTTCCAGATCTCGAACTCGCCGTATCCGCCCAGGATCTCGTCCGCAGGCCGTCCGCCTTCCTGCGCGGGACGAACGCGCTCCCCGTCCGTTTCACCCCCGCCGCACACTCGACAGGAGCCCCGCTGTGA
- a CDS encoding DEAD/DEAH box helicase has translation MVTTGTGSGKTGSFLVPVLDHCRRQRALGRQGVKAVLLYPMNALATDQAGRIGEYLAQPELAQVTAGLYIGDRPDTDFRRVMTRREEMRRTPPDVLVTNYKMLDLLLQRAEDRSLWEGADLTYVVPDEFHTYDGAQGTDVAKLLRRLGATVGASRAGRPLGDICPVATSATLGEGTGGLGGILEVAEQVFGVPFGAESIIGEERLTADQFVGDVNYELPDPPTPKEVIEASGGPGIESRPDRLDLDELAYLLLNRRALDPFKLGRMLKQHDFTHEVLALLDGDPLDEWGLRDRMARFGYAWAHTGRGDRGPGRPDDADPLARPAVLRSGGRQYEHPYSSELQPRVL, from the coding sequence CTGGTGACGACAGGGACGGGTTCGGGCAAGACCGGGTCGTTCCTGGTACCCGTGCTGGATCACTGTCGTCGCCAGAGAGCGCTGGGGCGGCAGGGTGTGAAGGCGGTTCTGCTGTACCCGATGAACGCCCTGGCGACGGACCAGGCCGGGCGTATCGGCGAGTATCTGGCGCAGCCGGAGCTGGCGCAGGTCACGGCCGGGCTGTACATCGGGGACCGGCCCGACACCGACTTCCGACGGGTGATGACGCGGCGCGAGGAAATGCGCAGGACGCCGCCGGATGTGCTGGTCACCAACTACAAGATGCTGGATCTGCTGCTGCAGCGGGCCGAGGACCGGTCGCTGTGGGAGGGCGCCGACCTCACGTATGTGGTGCCCGACGAGTTCCACACGTACGACGGGGCGCAGGGCACCGATGTCGCGAAGCTGCTGCGCCGGCTCGGGGCGACGGTCGGGGCTTCACGGGCGGGACGGCCGCTCGGTGACATCTGCCCGGTGGCGACGTCGGCGACGCTGGGTGAGGGCACCGGTGGGCTCGGCGGGATCCTGGAGGTGGCCGAGCAGGTCTTCGGGGTGCCGTTCGGGGCGGAATCGATCATCGGTGAGGAGCGGCTGACGGCCGACCAGTTCGTCGGTGACGTGAACTACGAGCTGCCCGATCCGCCCACACCGAAGGAGGTGATCGAGGCGTCGGGGGGCCCGGGGATCGAGTCCCGGCCGGACCGTCTCGACCTCGACGAGCTGGCGTATCTGCTGCTGAACAGGCGCGCACTCGATCCCTTCAAGCTCGGGCGCATGCTCAAGCAGCACGACTTCACGCACGAGGTGCTCGCCCTGTTGGACGGGGACCCGCTGGACGAGTGGGGGCTGCGCGACCGCATGGCCCGCTTCGGGTACGCGTGGGCGCACACCGGCCGAGGCGACCGAGGCCCTGGACGCCCTGACGACGCTGACCCGCTAGCCCGACCGGCGGTTCTGCGGAGTGGCGGCCGGCAATACGAGCACCCCTATAGCAGCGAGCTGCAGCCGCGAGTGCTCTGA
- a CDS encoding AraC family transcriptional regulator: MSRTAEETNRRMLRARDAMDRAYAQPLDVPALARIAHVSPAHFARTFRATFGETPHRYLQRRRVERAMFLLRESDRSVTDICYEVGFGSTGTFSRTFRDIVGRSPRTYRKETAAVNVPTCFTKAWTRPTA; this comes from the coding sequence GTGAGCCGCACCGCCGAAGAGACCAACCGCCGCATGCTCCGGGCCCGGGACGCGATGGACCGCGCGTACGCGCAGCCGCTGGACGTACCGGCCCTGGCGCGGATCGCCCACGTCTCCCCGGCGCACTTCGCCCGCACCTTCCGCGCCACCTTCGGCGAGACACCGCACCGCTATCTGCAGCGCCGCCGGGTCGAGCGGGCGATGTTCCTGCTGCGGGAGAGCGACCGCAGTGTCACGGACATCTGTTACGAGGTCGGCTTCGGCAGCACCGGTACCTTCAGCCGCACGTTCCGCGACATCGTCGGCCGGTCGCCGAGGACGTACCGGAAGGAGACGGCGGCCGTGAACGTACCCACGTGCTTCACAAAGGCGTGGACGCGGCCGACCGCCTGA
- a CDS encoding VOC family protein — translation MFNAITHSQIYVLDQDEALDFYVGKLGLEVNADVDMGFMRWLTVSVPGHPDRQVLLEKPGPPAISEETAEQVRELLTKGALGSALILTTDDCRKTYETLLARGVEFTDEPTERPYGIDCGLRDPFGNHLRFTQLKG, via the coding sequence ATGTTCAACGCGATCACACACTCACAGATCTACGTCCTCGACCAGGACGAGGCCCTCGACTTCTACGTCGGCAAGCTCGGCCTGGAGGTCAACGCTGACGTCGACATGGGCTTCATGCGCTGGCTCACGGTCAGCGTCCCCGGCCACCCCGACCGCCAGGTCCTGCTGGAGAAGCCCGGTCCGCCGGCGATCTCCGAAGAAACGGCCGAGCAGGTCCGCGAACTGCTGACCAAGGGCGCACTGGGCAGCGCGCTCATCCTCACCACGGACGACTGCCGCAAGACGTACGAGACGCTGCTGGCCCGGGGCGTGGAGTTCACCGACGAGCCGACGGAGCGCCCCTACGGGATCGACTGCGGTCTGCGCGACCCCTTCGGCAACCACCTCCGCTTCACCCAGCTGAAGGGCTGA
- a CDS encoding YceI family protein, with protein MNLFSRSSLLRRPEAPVKEPSAGSAATGGAVLPDPALAALTGEWMIDPAHSRIGFSVRHAMVTTVRGSFPEYESRLYFDGRNPARSRAEISVSTASVDTGVEQRDAHLTGRDFLDAGRHPRMTFISSVVQLVGKDVYRMTGELTIKDTSRPVVLELTYIGYVTDPFGYERVGFDGTTTINRSDWGLTYNTRLAEGGAMVSERLRLQFDIAAIRTPVAS; from the coding sequence ATGAACCTCTTCAGCCGTAGCTCCTTGCTCCGACGACCGGAGGCCCCCGTCAAGGAGCCGTCCGCCGGGTCCGCGGCCACCGGTGGGGCCGTCCTGCCGGATCCCGCCCTGGCAGCCCTGACCGGAGAGTGGATGATCGACCCCGCGCACAGCCGGATCGGTTTCTCCGTGCGGCACGCCATGGTGACGACGGTCCGCGGCTCCTTTCCGGAGTACGAGAGCCGGCTCTACTTCGACGGGCGCAACCCCGCGCGCTCCCGCGCCGAGATCTCGGTGTCCACGGCGAGCGTCGACACGGGTGTGGAGCAGCGGGACGCGCATCTGACGGGACGCGACTTCCTGGATGCCGGACGGCACCCGCGGATGACCTTCATCAGCAGCGTCGTGCAGCTCGTGGGCAAGGACGTCTACCGCATGACCGGCGAACTGACGATCAAAGACACGAGCCGCCCCGTGGTCCTGGAACTCACGTACATCGGCTACGTCACCGACCCGTTCGGCTATGAGCGTGTCGGCTTCGACGGGACCACCACCATCAACCGTTCCGACTGGGGCCTGACGTACAACACGAGGCTTGCGGAGGGCGGCGCGATGGTCAGCGAGAGGCTCCGGCTGCAGTTCGACATCGCCGCCATCCGCACCCCGGTGGCATCCTGA